In one Rhodohalobacter sp. 614A genomic region, the following are encoded:
- a CDS encoding SusD/RagB family nutrient-binding outer membrane lipoprotein has translation MISCDNGFEEVNSNPNANPTADARYVLPYAEEAAVDLSVGGLDISNLYVQYYSNLLYASSGIYDYSPSSSNGHWSTFYINILENLNQIEIAAEETNNVNQEAIAVILKTWIAQNMTDLWGDIPYTEANLGNAPLEQKVINPKYDSQESIYEDLIVQLDHAINIIDESSSPFGSEDLIYNGDMTKWKKFATSLKLRVYMRLSEVKPGVAQAGIQEVYTAGGYFESNSDNALKPYLQYPNNHPDNEQYRLREDDKVSATVVDNLSALNDPRLRIYAAPTGQTSEIIGLPVGLEQGAGYTNSNVSPIGAYFVAPTTPGVIMTYSEVLFIFSEASARGWLDVPGKSAGDLYEEAITANMHMYSQEKLDAVLSSFPGDDTYNTLGLKESEFPSGITDQEIAEYLQQPGVAWNPSQWRELIGLQKWIKFYNQGVQGWHEWKRLNYPVLEPGRDALLDEVPKRWIYPLSEQSLNGDNLSQAVSNLNGADDLTTHVWWDQ, from the coding sequence ATGATAAGTTGCGACAACGGGTTTGAGGAGGTCAATTCCAATCCCAATGCGAATCCAACGGCAGATGCAAGATATGTGCTTCCTTACGCCGAAGAGGCCGCCGTTGACCTCAGCGTTGGCGGACTGGATATCAGCAATTTGTACGTACAGTATTATTCGAATCTTCTGTACGCAAGTTCTGGGATTTATGATTACAGCCCTTCCAGTTCTAACGGACATTGGTCTACGTTCTATATCAATATCCTGGAAAATTTAAATCAGATAGAAATTGCCGCTGAGGAGACCAATAATGTCAATCAGGAGGCAATCGCAGTGATATTAAAAACATGGATTGCTCAAAATATGACGGACCTTTGGGGTGATATTCCCTACACAGAAGCGAACCTGGGAAATGCACCTCTGGAACAGAAAGTGATCAACCCAAAGTATGATTCACAGGAGTCGATTTATGAAGATTTGATCGTACAATTAGATCATGCCATCAATATAATCGATGAGTCTTCCAGTCCGTTTGGCAGCGAAGATTTGATTTATAACGGTGATATGACCAAATGGAAAAAGTTTGCTACCTCGCTAAAACTTCGGGTTTATATGAGATTATCTGAAGTGAAACCAGGCGTGGCACAAGCCGGTATTCAGGAAGTTTATACGGCGGGCGGATACTTTGAAAGTAATTCTGACAACGCTTTAAAACCCTATCTGCAATATCCAAACAACCATCCGGATAATGAACAGTACCGCCTTCGGGAAGATGATAAAGTCAGTGCCACAGTTGTGGATAATTTATCGGCTTTGAACGATCCCAGGTTACGGATATACGCAGCGCCCACAGGCCAGACAAGCGAAATCATAGGCTTACCGGTTGGATTAGAGCAAGGTGCAGGATACACCAACAGCAACGTATCACCCATCGGGGCATATTTCGTGGCTCCCACAACACCCGGTGTGATTATGACCTATTCCGAAGTTCTCTTCATATTTAGTGAAGCCTCCGCAAGAGGCTGGCTGGATGTCCCCGGAAAATCAGCAGGTGATTTATACGAAGAAGCTATTACAGCCAATATGCATATGTATTCTCAGGAGAAATTGGATGCCGTTTTAAGCAGTTTTCCCGGAGATGATACCTATAACACACTTGGTTTGAAAGAAAGTGAATTTCCTTCCGGCATTACAGACCAGGAAATCGCCGAATATCTTCAGCAGCCGGGTGTGGCCTGGAATCCATCACAATGGAGAGAACTGATTGGCCTTCAGAAATGGATTAAGTTTTACAACCAGGGCGTGCAAGGCTGGCACGAGTGGAAACGATTGAATTATCCCGTATTGGAACCGGGACGCGATGCTCTTCTTGATGAAGTTCCCAAACGGTGGATTTATCCGTTAAGTGAACAATCGTTAAACGGAGATAATCTTTCGCAAGCCGTTTCCAATCTGAATGGTGCGGATGATTTAACAACGCACGTTTGGTGGGATCAATAA
- a CDS encoding M14 family metallopeptidase translates to MNKLSLVLISVITFLTHFGTAFATQNTSDLSGIFSPGYMLFDTTSDSLIDKVNGKLILPDKPTEAQIIAASNIAARIGFETTAMDLDLVRFQNGYSAKEGEIAIWIDPDANSTSLAPGQGFIQLKDSDLSVKGYDATGLLAASNYLSGMYPAVDGNSNYDLEGFKKKILTLLGDKEIEFEDILFDKMIVSSGKKGITKMFATITGSGDIFEEEYQLSSDERTEWKQKLLGSGIYQLELNFQDANILTFQSDSTQPQSEGNGGDHSSSASAFFDISEFYTISGIYTDTNKDKVPDDSRSYIAYAGTESPVEFINFAARAGFETAGLKLPFVFPANEMDTFGSQGFPVLVGVTDRIKGKLADDDSLTSSENGRIEIREEMFGEETNGLIITGSDEIQLSAALTYMTHHLPYVWDFGKGNVTLEEVQTEARRFFQGISGAGQVANGIEKLDTWLSRLEGKELENLDIELAAKEIPEGLDSFISQRVQNQVTVNQVDVETYKTGFGVDEPIFSEEITIPWEVNDFWEMFNADVLPNITENSKGSIVLRVSESPEIREQIKEQIYDKLNEKSVSEEDIDVQVLNAYKQGFSWIENVVIPQLKDEKVDSINIQYKHLRDSEEIKWQTSASKTRWLQEIYPIDTFLENELDISSVDVSFTPVYSPDHTYTFEAFDKKGETVFSDVFDPKYVIRPYFDLFPEYDSLRVTTGWLTAEIDGEKIADDRIKTDLERFWDHMQTDTYQKVLDYVMDIQDGKPDPDLAPYFDELKFEITLSEPDYRLGILEEQISSLEALHEDIYFETILFFDLIGNRYGVGDLSYPGRILPYIMPSEDGKPGHAKIYFTGKKKGRPEVVLRYKEKDHETKELYYELPNIQVEEPALTGLEIGADEEIANLIFELDVDKEENPYEELKARGSESYIDNVFISSERLTGILNAHEKLRENNLFSSSLSVEGIKNITFRFALEDSTGWISEKTLTQTSEAQPIVRSAPYDENFEYSGQNLVQWDTPIPPAETNEILSKLNTFDNIQVYYAATSLLGEKVYVMDLLPPTESRYISQAKLNAMKPTLFISGRQHANEFSSTSHILKLAEKAATDPEYSKYLNKVNLVLHPITNPDGANLAVDLNKINPYHMHHAGYLGPLAVDITRDQNNLDPRYEVAKVRREVQEEWLPDVYINMHGYPPHEWVQYFAGYSAWMSSRDRGPRSNNYWIPRGYFLTGFSWYDHEDFSSSKDLSFALLDSISAHVDAVPEMRKVNLEMQTRYKKYRSQEDAYGEFYMNDIWVNAPLKGIENTGDGYRDPRITYFSLVSEAPDEPAAGEWMQMNAAAGVAHSTGALQYLYNGKFDTTTTSKSVGDRFLRSKYRVKPVLPDSLYEKYHSEVEE, encoded by the coding sequence ATGAATAAACTTTCTCTGGTTTTAATATCTGTCATAACATTTTTAACACATTTTGGGACTGCTTTTGCAACTCAAAACACGTCTGATTTATCCGGTATTTTTTCTCCCGGATATATGTTGTTTGATACCACATCCGATTCATTGATTGATAAGGTTAATGGTAAACTCATTTTGCCCGATAAACCCACGGAAGCCCAGATTATTGCGGCATCAAATATAGCCGCCCGCATCGGTTTTGAAACGACTGCCATGGATTTGGATTTGGTACGTTTCCAAAACGGATATTCTGCAAAAGAAGGGGAAATTGCTATTTGGATCGATCCGGATGCAAACAGCACTTCACTTGCACCGGGGCAGGGATTTATTCAACTGAAAGATTCTGACCTGTCTGTTAAAGGTTACGACGCAACGGGATTGTTGGCAGCATCGAACTACCTGAGTGGAATGTATCCTGCGGTTGATGGAAACTCGAATTATGATTTGGAAGGATTTAAGAAAAAAATCCTCACCCTGCTCGGAGACAAGGAGATAGAGTTTGAAGATATCCTGTTTGATAAAATGATTGTGAGCAGTGGAAAAAAAGGAATTACCAAAATGTTTGCCACCATTACCGGCAGCGGGGATATTTTTGAGGAGGAGTATCAATTATCATCGGATGAAAGGACAGAGTGGAAACAGAAATTATTGGGAAGCGGTATTTATCAGCTCGAACTGAACTTTCAGGATGCGAATATTCTCACCTTCCAATCGGATAGCACCCAACCCCAGAGCGAAGGAAATGGTGGTGATCATTCATCTTCCGCTTCTGCATTTTTTGATATTTCTGAATTCTATACCATCAGCGGAATTTATACAGATACCAATAAAGACAAAGTTCCGGATGACAGCCGCTCTTACATTGCCTACGCGGGAACGGAGAGTCCGGTGGAGTTCATAAACTTTGCTGCCCGTGCAGGATTTGAAACAGCCGGATTAAAACTTCCATTCGTATTTCCGGCCAATGAAATGGATACATTTGGCTCTCAGGGATTTCCGGTATTGGTGGGTGTGACAGACCGAATTAAGGGAAAACTGGCCGATGACGATTCACTGACATCCAGCGAAAATGGGCGGATTGAAATCCGTGAAGAAATGTTCGGAGAAGAAACCAACGGACTCATTATTACAGGAAGCGATGAGATACAATTAAGTGCCGCTCTAACCTATATGACGCATCATCTGCCTTATGTGTGGGATTTTGGAAAAGGAAATGTGACACTGGAAGAAGTTCAAACCGAAGCGAGACGATTTTTCCAGGGAATTTCAGGCGCCGGACAAGTAGCTAACGGTATTGAAAAACTGGATACATGGCTTTCGCGTCTTGAAGGAAAAGAACTTGAAAATCTCGATATAGAACTGGCAGCCAAAGAAATTCCGGAGGGTTTAGATTCCTTTATTTCTCAGCGTGTTCAGAATCAGGTTACTGTAAACCAGGTTGATGTGGAAACCTATAAAACAGGGTTTGGAGTTGATGAACCGATCTTCTCGGAAGAGATTACAATTCCATGGGAAGTGAATGATTTTTGGGAGATGTTTAACGCAGACGTGCTGCCGAACATCACAGAAAATTCAAAAGGATCGATTGTTCTTAGGGTTAGTGAATCACCTGAAATACGGGAGCAGATCAAAGAACAGATTTATGACAAACTCAATGAAAAGAGTGTTTCCGAAGAGGATATAGATGTGCAGGTTTTGAATGCCTACAAACAGGGATTCAGTTGGATTGAAAATGTCGTGATTCCTCAGCTCAAGGACGAAAAAGTGGATTCCATCAATATTCAGTATAAACATTTGCGGGATTCCGAAGAGATCAAATGGCAGACATCTGCTTCCAAAACGCGATGGTTACAGGAAATTTACCCGATAGACACTTTCCTGGAAAATGAGCTTGATATTTCCAGTGTTGATGTCTCATTCACACCGGTCTATTCACCCGATCACACCTATACATTTGAAGCCTTCGACAAAAAAGGGGAGACTGTTTTTTCTGACGTATTCGACCCCAAATATGTTATTCGTCCCTATTTCGATCTGTTTCCGGAGTACGATTCTCTTCGCGTAACTACAGGCTGGTTGACGGCAGAAATTGACGGTGAAAAGATTGCTGATGACCGAATCAAAACCGATTTGGAACGATTCTGGGACCATATGCAAACCGACACTTATCAAAAAGTGCTGGATTATGTGATGGATATTCAGGATGGAAAACCTGATCCCGATCTCGCTCCTTATTTCGATGAATTGAAATTTGAAATCACACTCAGTGAACCGGACTACAGACTTGGAATTCTTGAAGAGCAGATTTCTTCTCTTGAGGCACTTCATGAAGATATTTACTTCGAAACGATCCTGTTTTTTGATTTGATTGGAAACCGTTACGGTGTAGGTGATCTGAGTTATCCCGGAAGAATTTTACCGTATATCATGCCGTCCGAAGACGGAAAGCCTGGGCATGCAAAAATATATTTTACAGGTAAAAAGAAAGGCCGTCCCGAAGTAGTTCTTCGTTACAAAGAGAAAGATCATGAAACGAAGGAATTATATTATGAACTTCCGAATATTCAAGTTGAAGAACCCGCGCTTACCGGTTTGGAAATTGGTGCTGATGAAGAGATTGCAAACCTGATTTTTGAGCTGGATGTAGACAAGGAGGAAAATCCATATGAAGAGCTAAAAGCAAGAGGTTCAGAATCTTATATAGACAATGTATTTATTTCTTCGGAGCGCCTGACGGGGATATTGAATGCTCATGAAAAACTCCGGGAGAATAATTTATTTAGTTCTTCACTAAGCGTTGAAGGCATTAAAAATATCACATTCCGGTTTGCTCTTGAAGACAGTACCGGCTGGATTTCTGAGAAAACGCTGACTCAAACGAGTGAAGCTCAGCCGATTGTTCGAAGTGCTCCATACGATGAAAACTTCGAATATTCAGGACAGAATCTTGTGCAGTGGGACACGCCCATTCCTCCCGCAGAAACGAATGAGATTCTCTCGAAATTAAACACGTTTGATAACATCCAGGTCTATTATGCAGCAACATCCCTTTTGGGCGAAAAAGTATACGTGATGGATCTGCTGCCTCCGACGGAATCCAGGTATATTTCGCAGGCTAAATTGAATGCGATGAAACCGACGCTGTTTATTTCCGGTCGGCAGCATGCCAACGAATTTTCAAGTACAAGCCATATTCTGAAGCTTGCGGAAAAAGCAGCGACCGATCCTGAATACAGTAAATATTTAAACAAAGTGAATTTGGTGCTCCATCCCATCACCAATCCGGATGGCGCCAATCTTGCTGTGGATCTAAATAAAATCAACCCGTACCACATGCATCATGCCGGATATCTTGGGCCGCTTGCTGTGGATATTACCCGTGATCAAAACAATCTGGATCCACGTTACGAGGTAGCAAAAGTTCGTCGCGAAGTACAGGAAGAATGGCTGCCGGATGTGTATATCAACATGCATGGATATCCGCCGCACGAATGGGTCCAATATTTTGCCGGATATAGCGCGTGGATGAGCAGCCGTGATCGAGGTCCGAGGTCCAACAACTACTGGATCCCACGAGGATATTTTCTGACAGGATTCAGCTGGTACGATCATGAAGATTTTTCTTCCAGTAAAGATCTCTCGTTTGCTTTGTTGGATTCCATTTCGGCTCACGTGGATGCCGTTCCCGAAATGAGAAAAGTGAATCTTGAAATGCAGACCCGTTATAAAAAATATCGTTCGCAGGAAGATGCCTATGGCGAATTTTATATGAATGATATCTGGGTGAATGCGCCTTTGAAAGGAATTGAAAATACAGGAGACGGGTACCGCGATCCGAGAATCACCTATTTTTCACTGGTATCGGAAGCTCCGGATGAACCGGCCGCTGGAGAATGGATGCAGATGAATGCCGCTGCCGGAGTTGCCCACAGTACCGGCGCTCTTCAATATTTGTACAATGGAAAGTTTGATACAACAACCACATCCAAAAGTGTGGGCGACCGATTCCTCAGAAGTAAATACAGAGTAAAACCTGTACTTCCGGATTCTTTATATGAGAAATACCATTCCGAGGTGGAAGAGTAA
- a CDS encoding FecR family protein, translating into MDVALLVKYLSGHCSRAEQKRVENWLKEDRDNRRYLAHIKRVWDVEPKKEFKPNAQKALDRVEARLGGIDSPEKRIDEQLQHLYSSSHKSRSNILPWLYVAASILILAMATLYVAARFSSSAEQKNTDAEIAMQEIITKKGQRTTFRLKDGSRVVLNADSKIRIPADYGEKNRELYLAGDAYFEVYPDADRPFIVYSKNTFTQVLGTKFAVLTHPTQKVTAVVEEGKVAFGRNDSTGHKFEELTQNEVAEIYEDGNASVFYKNDLNQYLGWKDGLLIFESTPFNEVVSKLERWYNIDIKVPDSTSGFPKLTAEFSDEPMGEVLNVVAATLHLRYIRDGDKITFINYEAK; encoded by the coding sequence ATGGATGTTGCACTTTTAGTTAAATATTTGTCAGGACACTGTTCCCGGGCGGAACAGAAACGTGTCGAAAACTGGCTGAAAGAAGACAGAGACAACCGGCGTTACCTGGCGCATATAAAAAGAGTGTGGGATGTTGAACCTAAAAAGGAATTCAAGCCAAATGCTCAAAAAGCTCTTGATAGAGTAGAGGCGAGATTGGGCGGCATTGATTCACCAGAAAAAAGAATTGATGAACAACTCCAGCATTTATATAGCTCTTCGCATAAAAGCCGATCTAATATTTTGCCGTGGTTGTATGTAGCCGCATCCATTTTGATTTTGGCCATGGCTACACTTTATGTGGCGGCCCGGTTTTCTTCCTCAGCAGAGCAGAAAAATACCGATGCGGAAATAGCCATGCAGGAAATCATAACTAAAAAAGGGCAGCGCACCACCTTCCGGTTAAAAGACGGTTCGAGAGTTGTTTTAAATGCAGACAGCAAAATTCGTATTCCAGCAGACTATGGAGAAAAAAACAGGGAGCTATACTTGGCGGGAGATGCATATTTCGAGGTATATCCGGATGCAGACCGCCCATTTATCGTCTACTCAAAAAATACATTTACACAGGTTCTGGGAACCAAGTTTGCCGTTCTCACTCATCCCACACAAAAAGTAACTGCGGTGGTAGAGGAAGGGAAGGTTGCTTTTGGAAGAAACGACAGTACAGGACATAAATTCGAAGAACTCACACAAAATGAAGTAGCCGAAATCTACGAGGACGGAAACGCAAGTGTGTTCTATAAGAATGATTTGAATCAGTATTTAGGCTGGAAAGACGGCCTGCTGATTTTTGAAAGTACTCCATTCAATGAAGTGGTAAGCAAGCTGGAACGCTGGTATAACATCGATATTAAAGTACCGGATTCCACATCCGGCTTTCCAAAGCTAACGGCCGAGTTTAGTGATGAACCCATGGGTGAAGTTCTCAATGTGGTAGCTGCAACCCTGCACCTTCGCTATATAAGAGATGGTGACAAAATAACTTTTATAAACTACGAAGCTAAATAG
- a CDS encoding RNA polymerase sigma-70 factor — MNHIHHSHFNEENCLKEIQEGNSDAFRTLFIQYYERLCLFAYRYIKSRIIAEDLVQEVFVKMWERREELKDIRNLKPYLYQAVKNEALDFIEHQDMVYKKLSMLRITLNRSNTDQNTENLDHDKFESRIQNLIEVLPEKTRQIFKLCKTDGLSYEEIADILDISVKTVEYHISKTFEIIRVALKNEKNSLYK; from the coding sequence ATGAATCATATCCACCATTCTCATTTTAACGAGGAAAACTGTTTAAAAGAAATTCAAGAGGGGAATTCCGACGCATTCAGAACTCTCTTTATTCAGTATTATGAGAGACTGTGTTTGTTTGCCTACCGCTATATAAAATCCCGGATTATTGCCGAAGACCTGGTACAGGAAGTTTTTGTGAAGATGTGGGAGCGAAGAGAGGAGTTGAAAGATATAAGGAACCTGAAGCCATATCTTTACCAGGCTGTAAAAAATGAAGCTCTGGATTTTATAGAACACCAGGATATGGTATATAAAAAGTTATCGATGCTTAGAATTACTCTTAACAGGAGCAATACGGACCAGAATACTGAAAATTTAGATCATGATAAGTTTGAGAGTCGCATTCAAAATCTGATTGAAGTACTTCCTGAAAAAACGAGACAGATTTTCAAATTGTGCAAAACGGATGGACTTTCTTACGAAGAAATAGCCGATATCTTAGACATCTCTGTAAAAACGGTTGAATATCACATCAGCAAAACGTTCGAAATCATTAGAGTAGCTCTTAAAAACGAGAAGAATTCGCTCTATAAATAA
- a CDS encoding SusC/RagA family TonB-linked outer membrane protein has protein sequence MLRIDTGQIVNKLKVLLYVQLSVCFFATPIMAQNNNSEPTTAQGELVVAEKYNVTTGLELSGKNSAVLEKVISLDIENGTLEHALLEIAGKAGLKLSYSPQIVPLSKRVSLTNHKITINNALWEVLNGTSLRYAISENGHLAIIVDPDIEEATASVQFEEGTITGIVNDAATGETLPGVNVYIDELQIGAPSDLDGRFEITEVPFGTYTVQASFVGYQEYSTEVVIEEEEVELNISLQPSVYGLDDVVVTAFGVQREQRSLGYASQSVDFEELTKAKETNLINSLQGRVAGVDIVSATGNVGGSSRIVLRGVSSLSGDNQPLFIIDGVYIDNSNFDGAGAYGWTTSEVDYGNAAMDINPEDIESITVLKGPNAAALYGSRAANGAVVITTKDGSQNNGIGVDISSSTQFQTILEFPEYQNKFGQGKIDENGVPQFSYVDGRGGGVFDDVGESWGPPLDEGLQIVQWWSNGEPAPWESHSGNTRSFFNTGSVFNNSISLSGSKEDANFRLSFTNLDQTGIVPNAKMHRANISFNGGMNITNRLRAEARANYIDLEALNRAEQGYNWNNIMFTIGQWTARQIDMDRLSDYKDESGNMRNWSSVHENPYWIQYENTNSQNRDRIIGGVTLNYDVNDWLQMEGFTGTDWYVDRREARYAQGSHRTPDGEYLESTRYIKEWSSRFMVRANTDLSSLISLSGMLGAENLQNTYNYNSGHASQLSLPGVFTLENAAVRPTLVDFQSEKEVNSIYGSATIGYKDLVYLDITGRNDWSSTLPKENNSYFYPSASLSLVFTDLFAAPSWFTYGKARGGWTRVGSDTSPYQLETVYASQDPIGNIATYAINNEIANKGLKPEQTASWEVGLEMRFLDNRLGLDATYYQSNTKDQILPVQISKASGYNTQIINVGEIENHGVELTLSSTIVQTSDFTWDMLINYTRNRNEVISLAEGLESYVIGGRGASVEARPGEAFGTLYGTGYLRDESGNIVVDDRGIPIADNEIRSFGTYAPDWSGSINNQFNYKNWAFSFLIDTKQGGVIHSDGYRWGRYAGTYIETLDGRVNTFVFDGGRHASGAVKQDGTPNDIPIDMSTVYPYNRHFSNVTESTIFDASFIKLREVRLTYSLPTDILQQFFIKSVDFALIGRNLWIIDKKVPHIDPETALSAGNMQGIESNQIPPVRTYGFNVNVSF, from the coding sequence ATGCTCAGAATAGATACAGGACAAATAGTAAACAAACTTAAGGTACTGCTTTATGTACAGCTCTCAGTTTGTTTTTTTGCGACTCCGATAATGGCCCAGAATAATAACTCTGAGCCGACAACAGCCCAAGGAGAACTTGTAGTAGCTGAAAAATACAATGTTACAACAGGATTGGAATTATCTGGTAAAAATTCTGCTGTACTTGAAAAAGTAATATCGTTAGATATTGAAAACGGAACTCTTGAACATGCTTTACTTGAGATTGCTGGCAAAGCAGGTTTAAAACTTTCCTACAGCCCTCAAATTGTTCCTCTTTCTAAAAGGGTTTCGTTAACAAATCATAAAATTACGATTAACAATGCATTATGGGAGGTTTTGAACGGCACCAGCCTGCGATATGCAATATCAGAAAATGGTCATTTGGCCATTATAGTCGATCCGGATATAGAAGAAGCAACGGCTTCGGTCCAGTTTGAAGAAGGGACGATTACCGGTATTGTCAATGATGCCGCAACCGGAGAAACGCTGCCGGGAGTGAATGTATACATTGATGAACTTCAAATAGGGGCGCCCAGCGATTTGGATGGAAGGTTTGAAATTACAGAGGTGCCTTTTGGAACCTATACTGTACAGGCATCTTTTGTAGGGTATCAGGAATATTCAACAGAAGTTGTGATTGAGGAGGAAGAAGTTGAACTGAATATTTCCCTTCAGCCAAGCGTGTATGGACTGGATGATGTTGTCGTAACGGCGTTTGGTGTTCAGCGGGAGCAGCGATCTTTGGGTTACGCATCGCAGTCCGTCGATTTTGAAGAACTAACCAAGGCAAAAGAGACAAACCTTATAAATTCTTTGCAAGGTCGCGTAGCCGGGGTTGATATTGTCAGCGCAACAGGAAATGTTGGAGGATCTTCGAGAATTGTGCTTCGTGGTGTAAGTTCCCTTTCGGGAGATAATCAACCTCTTTTTATTATCGACGGCGTGTATATAGATAACTCCAATTTTGATGGAGCCGGCGCTTATGGCTGGACCACAAGTGAAGTTGACTATGGAAACGCAGCGATGGATATCAATCCCGAGGATATTGAAAGTATTACGGTACTGAAAGGTCCGAATGCTGCTGCCTTGTACGGGTCCCGTGCGGCCAATGGTGCTGTTGTCATCACTACAAAAGACGGCAGCCAAAATAATGGTATTGGTGTGGATATTAGCAGCAGTACTCAATTTCAAACGATCCTGGAATTCCCGGAGTACCAAAATAAATTTGGTCAGGGTAAAATTGATGAAAACGGAGTCCCGCAATTTTCCTATGTAGATGGAAGAGGGGGAGGAGTATTTGATGACGTAGGTGAAAGCTGGGGCCCGCCTTTGGATGAAGGTTTGCAAATTGTACAATGGTGGTCAAATGGCGAGCCCGCGCCATGGGAATCTCATTCCGGAAATACAAGAAGCTTTTTCAATACCGGTTCAGTTTTTAATAATTCCATTTCGCTTTCCGGAAGTAAAGAGGATGCAAATTTCAGGCTTTCTTTCACAAACCTGGACCAAACCGGAATTGTACCCAATGCCAAAATGCACCGGGCAAATATTTCATTCAACGGGGGAATGAACATCACCAATCGATTGAGGGCCGAAGCTCGTGCAAATTATATTGACCTGGAAGCATTAAACCGGGCTGAACAAGGGTATAACTGGAACAACATCATGTTTACCATTGGCCAGTGGACGGCACGGCAAATTGATATGGATCGTCTTAGTGATTACAAAGATGAAAGTGGAAATATGAGGAATTGGAGTTCGGTTCACGAAAATCCCTATTGGATTCAATACGAAAACACCAACTCCCAAAACAGAGATAGAATTATTGGTGGGGTTACACTGAATTATGATGTTAACGATTGGCTGCAAATGGAAGGGTTTACCGGAACAGATTGGTATGTCGATCGCCGCGAAGCCCGGTATGCGCAAGGCAGTCATCGTACGCCAGACGGTGAATATTTGGAATCAACCCGATACATAAAAGAGTGGTCTTCCCGGTTTATGGTGAGAGCCAATACAGATTTAAGTTCTTTGATTTCTCTTTCAGGGATGCTTGGTGCCGAAAATCTGCAGAATACCTATAACTATAATAGCGGCCATGCAAGTCAGTTAAGTTTGCCTGGTGTTTTTACACTCGAAAATGCTGCTGTACGCCCAACTCTCGTTGATTTCCAATCTGAGAAAGAGGTGAACAGTATTTATGGTTCAGCAACCATCGGCTATAAAGATTTGGTATATCTGGATATTACAGGGCGGAATGACTGGTCATCCACATTACCAAAAGAGAACAACTCTTATTTTTATCCGTCAGCAAGTTTGAGTTTGGTCTTCACTGATCTTTTTGCTGCGCCTTCGTGGTTCACCTATGGAAAAGCCCGTGGCGGCTGGACCCGTGTAGGGAGTGATACCAGTCCCTATCAGCTTGAAACGGTATATGCTTCACAAGATCCCATTGGCAATATCGCGACTTATGCAATTAACAATGAGATTGCCAACAAAGGATTAAAACCAGAACAAACAGCTTCTTGGGAAGTCGGTCTTGAAATGAGATTTCTGGATAATCGTCTTGGCCTGGATGCCACCTATTACCAGTCGAATACAAAAGACCAGATTCTCCCGGTACAGATCTCCAAAGCTTCTGGATATAACACACAGATTATTAACGTCGGTGAAATTGAAAACCACGGAGTAGAGCTTACGCTATCAAGTACAATCGTACAGACCTCGGACTTTACGTGGGATATGCTGATTAACTATACCCGCAACCGAAATGAAGTGATAAGCCTGGCCGAAGGCCTTGAAAGTTATGTGATTGGCGGCCGTGGAGCCTCGGTAGAAGCAAGACCGGGAGAAGCTTTTGGTACCTTGTACGGAACCGGATATCTGCGGGATGAGAGCGGAAATATTGTGGTTGATGATCGTGGAATTCCCATTGCCGATAATGAAATCCGGTCTTTTGGAACCTATGCTCCTGATTGGTCCGGAAGTATCAACAACCAGTTTAATTACAAAAATTGGGCGTTCAGCTTTCTTATTGATACAAAACAAGGTGGTGTGATTCATTCGGATGGATACCGGTGGGGCCGATACGCCGGCACCTATATCGAAACGCTGGACGGACGTGTCAACACCTTTGTATTCGATGGCGGCCGGCACGCTTCGGGAGCTGTTAAACAAGACGGCACGCCGAATGATATTCCTATTGATATGAGTACCGTTTACCCGTACAACCGTCATTTCTCAAATGTGACAGAATCCACCATTTTTGATGCCAGTTTTATAAAGCTGAGGGAAGTCAGACTGACTTATTCACTGCCTACTGATATTCTGCAGCAGTTCTTTATCAAAAGTGTAGATTTCGCTCTTATTGGGCGTAACCTCTGGATCATCGATAAAAAAGTGCCACATATTGATCCGGAAACGGCTTTAAGTGCTGGCAATATGCAAGGTATTGAATCCAACCAGATTCCGCCGGTTCGTACTTATGGTTTTAATGTCAATGTCTCATTCTAA